In one window of Janthinobacterium sp. 1_2014MBL_MicDiv DNA:
- a CDS encoding nitrate reductase subunit alpha, with protein MSHFLDRLKFFSKPAEPFSNGHGTVVDEDRTWENAYRQRWQHDKIVRSTHGVNCTGSCSWKVYVKNGLITWETQQTDYPRTRPDLPNHEPRGCPRGASYSWYVYSAQRVKYPMVRGRLMEMWREARKTMDPVTAWDWISQDPVRSQQYKSIRGLGGFVRATWDESNEIIAAANALTIKKYGPDRVVGFSPIPAMSMVSYASGTRYLSLIGGVALSFYDWYCDLPPASPQVWGEQTDVPESADWYNSTYLMVWGSNVPMTRTPDAHFYTEVRYKGTKTVAISPDYGEMVKFGDIWLAPKQGTDAALALAMGHVILKEFHAEGQSAYFRDYARQYTDFPMLVLLKEHNGTLVPDYFLRASHLDNNLDETNNPEWKTLVIDESTGAITAPAGSIGFRWGESGKWNLEQKAGGSGAPIVPMLSMINDSDAVTEVGFAYFGGKDAADMLLRKVPVKTIRLADGTTGLVTTVFDLTLANYGIDRGLGGENVAESYDDDVPYTPAWQEKHTGVKRADVITVARQFAENADQTRGKSMVIVGAGLNHWYHMDMTYRGIINMLMMCGCIGQSGGGWAHYVGQEKLRPQTGWTPLAFAQDWVRPMRQMNGTSFFYAHTSQWRHEKLETGDIASPSAAGGTGDLTLLDYNAKAERMGWLPSAPQLQTNPLDVAKAARGAGQAPAAYALDQIKAGQLQFSCDDPDNAANFPRNMFVWRSNILGSSGKGHEYFLKYLLGTQNGLLSDEDDCLKPQQVKVRPAAEGKLDLLVVLDFRMSTTCLYGDVVLPTATWYEKDDLNTSDMHPFIHPLSEAVQPLWQSKSDWEIYKGIAEKFSEIGGELLGTQQDIILTPLMHDTPGELGQPFDPKDWRAGECEAIPGKTMPNMTVVERNYRDVYKKFTSIGPLLESIGNGGKGISWKTGHEVDVLRGINRTVLEEGVSQGQPRLDTAIDAAEMILSLAPETNGHVAVKAWAALSAITGREHTHLALPREHDSIRFRDVQAQPRKIISSPTWSGLESEEVSYTAGYTNVHELIPWRTLTGRQQFYQDHLWMRDFGEGLCVYKPAINTKTTEALLGTQPNGNKELALNFLTPHQKWGIHSTYSDNLRMLTLSRGGPHVWLSEIDAKTAGIVDNDWIEVFNVNGTLTARAIVSQRIPAGMTMMYHAQEKIINVPGAEMTGKRGGIHNSVTRAVPKPTHMIGGYAQLAYGFNYYGTVGSNRDEFVLVRKMNKVDWLEGPLQEEGA; from the coding sequence ATGAGTCACTTTCTGGACCGCCTTAAATTTTTTAGCAAGCCCGCCGAGCCGTTTTCCAACGGCCACGGCACCGTGGTCGATGAAGACCGTACCTGGGAAAACGCCTACCGCCAGCGCTGGCAGCACGACAAGATCGTGCGTTCCACGCATGGCGTGAACTGCACCGGCTCGTGCAGCTGGAAGGTGTATGTCAAGAATGGCCTGATCACCTGGGAAACCCAGCAAACCGATTACCCGCGCACGCGTCCCGACCTGCCCAATCATGAACCGCGCGGCTGCCCGCGCGGCGCCAGCTATTCCTGGTACGTGTATTCGGCGCAGCGCGTGAAGTACCCGATGGTGCGCGGCCGCCTGATGGAAATGTGGCGCGAAGCGCGCAAGACCATGGACCCCGTCACGGCCTGGGACTGGATCAGCCAGGACCCCGTGCGCTCGCAGCAGTACAAGTCCATCCGCGGCCTGGGCGGCTTCGTGCGCGCCACGTGGGACGAATCGAACGAGATCATCGCCGCCGCGAATGCGCTGACGATCAAGAAATACGGCCCGGACCGCGTCGTCGGCTTTTCGCCGATTCCCGCCATGTCCATGGTCAGCTATGCCTCCGGCACGCGCTACCTGTCGCTGATCGGCGGCGTGGCCCTGAGCTTCTATGACTGGTACTGCGACCTGCCGCCGGCCAGCCCGCAAGTGTGGGGCGAACAGACGGACGTGCCGGAATCGGCCGATTGGTACAACTCGACCTACCTGATGGTGTGGGGCTCGAACGTGCCGATGACGCGCACGCCCGACGCCCACTTCTACACGGAAGTGCGCTACAAGGGCACGAAAACCGTGGCCATCTCGCCAGACTACGGCGAAATGGTGAAGTTCGGCGACATCTGGCTGGCGCCGAAACAGGGCACGGACGCCGCGCTGGCGCTGGCCATGGGCCACGTCATCCTCAAGGAATTCCATGCGGAAGGCCAGAGCGCCTACTTCCGCGACTATGCGCGCCAGTACACGGATTTCCCCATGCTGGTACTGCTCAAGGAGCATAACGGCACGCTGGTGCCCGACTACTTCCTGCGCGCCTCGCACCTGGACAACAACCTCGACGAGACCAACAACCCGGAATGGAAAACCCTCGTCATCGACGAAAGCACGGGGGCGATCACGGCGCCGGCCGGCTCCATCGGCTTCCGCTGGGGCGAGTCGGGCAAGTGGAACCTGGAACAGAAGGCGGGCGGCAGCGGCGCGCCCATCGTGCCGATGCTGTCCATGATCAACGACAGCGACGCCGTCACGGAAGTGGGTTTCGCCTACTTCGGCGGCAAGGACGCGGCCGACATGCTGCTGCGCAAGGTGCCCGTGAAAACCATCCGCCTGGCCGACGGCACGACGGGCCTGGTGACCACCGTGTTCGACCTGACCCTGGCCAACTACGGCATCGACCGTGGCCTCGGCGGAGAAAATGTCGCGGAAAGCTATGACGACGACGTGCCGTACACCCCCGCGTGGCAGGAAAAGCACACGGGCGTGAAACGCGCCGACGTCATCACCGTGGCGCGCCAGTTCGCGGAAAACGCCGACCAGACGCGCGGCAAGAGCATGGTCATCGTGGGCGCCGGCCTGAATCACTGGTACCACATGGACATGACCTACCGCGGCATCATCAACATGCTGATGATGTGCGGCTGTATCGGCCAGTCGGGCGGCGGCTGGGCCCATTACGTGGGCCAGGAAAAGCTGCGTCCGCAAACGGGCTGGACGCCCTTGGCCTTCGCCCAGGACTGGGTGCGTCCGATGCGCCAGATGAACGGCACCTCGTTCTTCTATGCGCACACGAGCCAGTGGCGCCATGAAAAGCTGGAAACGGGCGACATCGCCTCGCCATCGGCGGCCGGCGGCACGGGCGACCTGACCCTGCTCGACTACAACGCCAAGGCCGAGCGCATGGGCTGGCTGCCATCGGCGCCGCAGCTGCAAACCAATCCGCTGGACGTGGCCAAGGCCGCCAGGGGGGCGGGGCAGGCGCCGGCCGCGTATGCGCTCGACCAGATCAAGGCGGGCCAGCTGCAGTTCTCGTGCGACGACCCGGACAATGCGGCCAACTTCCCGCGCAATATGTTCGTCTGGCGTTCGAATATCCTCGGCAGCTCGGGCAAGGGCCACGAGTACTTCCTGAAATACCTGCTCGGCACGCAGAACGGCTTGCTCAGCGACGAAGACGACTGCCTGAAACCGCAGCAGGTGAAGGTGCGCCCGGCCGCCGAAGGCAAGCTCGATCTGCTGGTGGTGCTGGATTTCCGCATGTCGACCACCTGCCTGTACGGCGACGTGGTGCTGCCGACGGCCACCTGGTATGAAAAGGACGACTTGAATACGTCGGACATGCATCCGTTCATCCATCCGCTGTCGGAAGCCGTGCAGCCGCTGTGGCAATCGAAGTCGGACTGGGAAATCTACAAGGGCATCGCCGAGAAATTCTCGGAAATCGGCGGCGAGCTGCTGGGCACCCAGCAAGACATCATCCTCACGCCGCTGATGCACGATACGCCCGGCGAACTGGGCCAGCCTTTCGATCCCAAGGACTGGCGCGCCGGCGAATGCGAGGCGATTCCCGGCAAGACCATGCCGAACATGACGGTGGTCGAGCGCAATTACCGCGACGTCTACAAGAAATTCACGTCGATCGGCCCGCTGCTGGAAAGCATCGGCAATGGTGGCAAGGGCATTTCCTGGAAAACGGGCCATGAAGTGGACGTGCTGCGCGGTATCAACCGCACGGTGCTGGAAGAAGGCGTGTCGCAGGGCCAGCCGCGCCTCGATACGGCCATCGATGCGGCCGAGATGATCCTGTCGCTGGCGCCGGAAACGAATGGCCACGTGGCCGTGAAAGCCTGGGCCGCGCTGTCCGCCATCACGGGACGCGAGCACACGCATCTGGCGCTGCCGCGCGAGCATGACAGCATCCGCTTCCGCGACGTGCAGGCGCAGCCGCGCAAGATCATTTCCTCGCCCACGTGGTCGGGCCTGGAAAGCGAGGAAGTCAGCTACACGGCCGGCTATACCAACGTGCATGAACTGATCCCTTGGCGCACCCTGACGGGCCGCCAGCAGTTCTACCAGGATCACCTGTGGATGCGCGACTTCGGCGAAGGGCTGTGCGTGTACAAGCCGGCCATCAACACGAAGACGACGGAAGCGCTGCTGGGCACCCAGCCGAACGGCAACAAGGAGCTGGCGCTGAACTTTTTGACGCCGCACCAGAAGTGGGGCATCCACTCCACGTATTCGGACAACCTGCGCATGCTGACCCTGTCGCGTGGCGGACCGCACGTGTGGCTGTCGGAAATCGACGCCAAGACGGCCGGCATCGTCGACAACGACTGGATCGAAGTCTTCAACGTGAACGGCACCCTGACGGCGCGCGCCATCGTCAGCCAGCGCATCCCGGCCGGCATGACGATGATGTACCACGCGCAGGAAAAGATCATCAACGTGCCTGGCGCGGAGATGACGGGCAAGCGGGGCGGCATCCATAACTCGGTGACGCGCGCCGTGCCCAAGCCGACGCACATGATAGGCGGCTACGCCCAGCTGGCCTACGGCTTCAATTATTACGGCACGGTGGGCTCCAACCGCGATGAATTCGTATTGGTGCGCAAGATGAACAAGGTCGACTGGCTCGAAGGCCCGTTGCAGGAAGAAGGAGCATAG
- a CDS encoding SirB2 family protein — MDYLSLKHFHMGCAAASGFLFLLRGAWMLRASPALQQRWVKVLPHLVDTALLLSAVTLAVWSGQSPGSQPWLAAKLCALVGYIVLGTIALKRGKTPAARGAAFAGAVLLFAYIVAVAVTKQAWPF, encoded by the coding sequence ATGGACTATCTGAGCCTCAAGCATTTCCACATGGGTTGCGCCGCCGCCAGCGGCTTTCTGTTCCTCCTGCGCGGCGCCTGGATGCTGCGCGCCTCGCCCGCGCTGCAGCAGCGCTGGGTGAAGGTGCTGCCGCACCTGGTCGACACGGCGCTGCTGCTCAGCGCGGTCACGCTGGCCGTGTGGAGCGGCCAGTCGCCGGGCAGCCAGCCCTGGCTGGCCGCCAAGCTGTGCGCGCTGGTGGGCTACATCGTGCTGGGCACCATCGCCCTGAAACGCGGCAAGACGCCAGCCGCACGCGGCGCCGCGTTCGCCGGCGCCGTGCTGCTGTTTGCCTACATCGTCGCCGTGGCCGTCACCAAGCAGGCCTGGCCATTCTGA
- the narH gene encoding nitrate reductase subunit beta, whose product MKIRAQIGMVLNLDKCIGCHTCSVTCKNVWTSRDGVEYAWFNNVETKPGIGYPKQWENQDKWNGGWRRTDAGKIEPRQGSRLKILANIFANPNLPAIDEYYEPFTYDYEHLQSAPLSQTPPTARPISVLTGKKMEKIEWGPNWEDDLGGEFAQRSKDKLFDNMQKEMYGTFENTFMMYLPRLCEHCLNPTCVASCPSGSVYKREDDGIVLIDQDKCRGWRMCISGCPYKKIYYNWSSGKAEKCTFCFPRIEAGQPTVCSETCVGRIRYLGVLLYDADRIEAAASVPQEQDLYQAQLGLFLDPHDPAIIAEARRQGIPDLWLEAAVKSPVYKMAVEWKVAFPLHPEYRTLPMVWYVPPLSPIQAAAESGKLGVNGMLPDTQSLRIPVQYLANLLTAGDQPPIVSALDRMLAMRAYMRSKTVEKVENLTVLKQVGLTQAQVEDMYHIMAIANYEDRFVIPSSHKEMAEDSFNEKGSCGFSFGNGCSDGVSEPTLFGKKKHGSAIFMQMPKSRKTAPGA is encoded by the coding sequence ATGAAAATCAGAGCGCAAATCGGCATGGTGCTGAACCTGGACAAGTGCATCGGCTGCCACACCTGTTCCGTCACGTGCAAGAACGTGTGGACCAGTCGCGACGGCGTCGAGTACGCATGGTTCAACAACGTCGAGACGAAACCGGGCATCGGCTATCCGAAGCAGTGGGAAAACCAGGACAAGTGGAATGGCGGCTGGCGCCGCACGGATGCAGGCAAGATCGAGCCGCGCCAGGGCAGCCGTTTGAAAATCCTGGCGAATATCTTTGCCAACCCGAACCTGCCCGCCATCGACGAGTACTACGAGCCGTTCACCTACGACTACGAGCACCTGCAAAGCGCGCCGCTGTCGCAGACGCCGCCGACGGCCCGTCCGATCTCCGTGCTGACGGGGAAGAAGATGGAAAAGATCGAGTGGGGCCCGAACTGGGAAGATGACCTGGGCGGCGAATTTGCCCAGCGCAGCAAGGACAAGCTGTTCGACAACATGCAGAAGGAGATGTACGGCACGTTCGAGAACACCTTCATGATGTATCTGCCGCGCCTGTGCGAGCATTGCCTCAATCCGACGTGCGTGGCGTCCTGCCCGTCCGGCTCCGTCTACAAGCGCGAAGACGACGGCATCGTGCTGATCGACCAGGACAAGTGCCGCGGCTGGCGCATGTGCATTTCCGGTTGCCCGTACAAGAAGATTTACTACAACTGGTCGTCCGGCAAGGCGGAGAAGTGCACGTTCTGCTTCCCCCGCATCGAAGCGGGCCAGCCTACCGTGTGCTCGGAAACGTGCGTGGGCCGCATCCGCTACCTGGGCGTGCTGCTGTATGACGCCGACAGGATCGAGGCCGCCGCTTCCGTGCCGCAGGAGCAGGACCTGTACCAGGCGCAGCTCGGCCTGTTCCTCGATCCGCACGACCCGGCCATCATCGCCGAGGCGCGCCGCCAGGGCATCCCCGACCTGTGGCTGGAAGCTGCCGTCAAGTCGCCCGTCTACAAGATGGCCGTCGAGTGGAAGGTGGCGTTCCCGCTGCATCCCGAATACCGCACCTTGCCGATGGTGTGGTACGTGCCGCCGCTGTCGCCGATCCAGGCGGCCGCCGAATCGGGCAAGCTGGGCGTGAACGGCATGCTGCCCGATACGCAAAGCCTGCGCATTCCCGTGCAGTACCTGGCCAATCTGCTGACGGCCGGCGACCAGCCGCCCATCGTCTCGGCGCTGGACCGCATGCTGGCCATGCGCGCCTACATGCGCAGCAAGACCGTCGAGAAGGTGGAAAACCTGACGGTGCTCAAGCAGGTGGGATTGACCCAGGCGCAGGTGGAGGACATGTACCACATCATGGCCATCGCCAACTACGAGGACCGCTTCGTCATCCCCAGCAGCCACAAGGAAATGGCCGAGGACAGCTTCAACGAGAAGGGTTCCTGCGGCTTCAGCTTCGGCAATGGCTGCTCGGACGGAGTCAGCGAGCCGACCTTGTTCGGCAAGAAAAAACACGGTTCGGCCATCTTCATGCAGATGCCGAAGTCGCGCAAAACGGCGCCAGGCGCTTAA
- a CDS encoding NarK family nitrate/nitrite MFS transporter, which produces MSRYMINTWEPETPSFWQSTGKATAARNLWISIPALLLAFAVWMVWSVVVVNLPNIGFTYSNNQLFWLTALPGLSGATLRIFYSFMVPIFGGRRWTAISTGSLLIPAIGIGLAVQDVNTGYPTMLILALLCGFGGGNFASSMANISFFYPKASKGFALGMNAGLGNLGVSVVQFVVPLVITFAVFGAWGGDALTWVKNGVSKDMWLQNAGFIWVPFIALSTLLAWFGMNDLASAKASFSEQAVIFKRKHNWLMCWLYTGTFGSFIGYSAAFPLLIKIQFPDVNPLDYAFLGPLVGALARVAGGVISDKLGGARVTLWSFLLMIGAVLGVLYFMPQGGVGGNFNGFFWMFMLLFAGTGIGNASTFRMIPVIFLTEHQRAAAGKGKAAQEQAIVDANKEGAAVLGFTSAVAAYGAFFIPKSYGTSIAMTGSPDAALWCFIGFYASCIAITWWCYARKNAPMPC; this is translated from the coding sequence ATGAGCCGCTACATGATCAATACGTGGGAGCCGGAAACACCGAGCTTCTGGCAAAGCACGGGCAAGGCCACGGCCGCGCGCAATCTGTGGATTTCGATTCCCGCACTGCTGCTGGCGTTCGCCGTGTGGATGGTGTGGAGCGTGGTGGTGGTGAACCTGCCCAACATCGGCTTCACCTACAGTAACAACCAGCTGTTCTGGCTGACGGCCTTGCCGGGCCTGTCCGGCGCCACCTTGCGCATCTTTTACTCGTTCATGGTGCCGATCTTCGGCGGCCGGCGCTGGACGGCCATTTCCACCGGCTCGCTCTTGATCCCCGCCATCGGCATCGGCCTGGCCGTGCAGGACGTGAACACGGGCTATCCGACGATGCTGATCCTGGCGCTGCTGTGCGGCTTCGGCGGCGGCAATTTCGCCTCGTCGATGGCCAACATCAGCTTTTTCTATCCGAAGGCGAGCAAGGGCTTCGCGCTGGGCATGAACGCGGGCCTGGGCAACCTGGGCGTCTCGGTGGTGCAGTTCGTCGTGCCGCTGGTGATCACGTTTGCCGTCTTCGGCGCCTGGGGCGGCGATGCGCTGACCTGGGTCAAGAATGGCGTGAGCAAGGACATGTGGTTGCAGAATGCGGGCTTCATCTGGGTGCCGTTCATTGCACTCTCCACCTTGCTGGCCTGGTTCGGCATGAATGACCTGGCGTCGGCCAAGGCTTCGTTTTCCGAGCAGGCCGTGATCTTCAAGCGCAAGCACAACTGGCTCATGTGCTGGCTGTACACGGGTACCTTCGGTTCCTTCATCGGCTATTCGGCCGCGTTTCCGCTGTTGATCAAGATCCAGTTCCCCGACGTCAATCCGCTCGACTACGCGTTCCTCGGTCCCCTGGTGGGCGCGCTGGCGCGCGTGGCCGGCGGCGTGATCTCGGACAAGCTGGGCGGCGCGCGTGTCACCCTGTGGTCGTTCCTGCTGATGATAGGCGCCGTGCTGGGCGTGCTGTACTTCATGCCGCAAGGCGGCGTTGGCGGTAACTTCAATGGCTTCTTCTGGATGTTCATGCTGCTGTTCGCCGGCACCGGCATCGGCAATGCGTCGACCTTCCGCATGATCCCCGTGATTTTCCTGACCGAGCATCAGCGCGCCGCGGCCGGCAAGGGTAAGGCGGCGCAGGAGCAGGCCATCGTCGACGCCAACAAGGAAGGCGCGGCCGTGCTGGGCTTCACGTCGGCCGTGGCGGCCTACGGCGCCTTCTTCATCCCGAAAAGCTACGGCACCTCGATCGCCATGACGGGCAGCCCCGACGCGGCCCTGTGGTGCTTCATCGGCTTCTACGCCAGCTGCATCGCGATTACCTGGTGGTGCTATGCGCGCAAGAATGCGCCTATGCCTTGCTAA
- a CDS encoding carbonic anhydrase produces MEELEKFVNGFSLFQQQYFSEPQTLYDSLRDGQRPSTLLIGCCDSRVDPMLLTGSDPGDMFVVRNIANLVPPCTPDAPPGVSSAIEFAVCKLEVARVIVLGHARCGGIRALLEPQPRAQGQETDFVGQWMRIAEPVAQRVRRDLGHRSSAEQHHACELASILQSLDNLLTYPWLKRRVEQGVLKLHGWYFDIDSGALMAYSARQQQFLPLVCPIERARHLHERPWPDAAR; encoded by the coding sequence ATGGAAGAACTGGAAAAATTCGTCAACGGCTTCAGCCTGTTTCAGCAGCAGTATTTCAGCGAGCCGCAGACTTTGTACGACAGCTTGCGCGACGGGCAGCGGCCTTCGACCCTGCTGATCGGCTGCTGCGATTCGCGCGTCGATCCCATGCTGCTGACGGGCAGCGACCCGGGCGACATGTTCGTCGTGCGCAATATCGCCAACCTGGTGCCGCCGTGTACCCCCGATGCGCCGCCCGGCGTCAGTTCGGCCATCGAGTTTGCCGTCTGCAAGCTCGAAGTGGCCAGGGTCATCGTGCTCGGGCATGCGCGCTGCGGCGGCATCCGCGCGCTGCTGGAGCCGCAGCCGCGCGCGCAGGGGCAGGAAACGGACTTCGTGGGACAGTGGATGCGCATCGCCGAACCGGTGGCGCAGCGCGTGCGGCGCGACCTCGGACACCGCTCGTCGGCGGAACAGCATCATGCGTGCGAGCTGGCCAGCATATTGCAGTCGCTGGACAACCTGCTCACCTATCCCTGGCTGAAACGCCGGGTGGAACAGGGCGTGCTGAAACTGCATGGATGGTATTTCGATATCGACAGCGGGGCGCTGATGGCGTACTCGGCGCGCCAGCAGCAGTTTTTGCCCCTCGTCTGTCCCATCGAGCGGGCGCGCCACCTGCATGAGCGGCCGTGGCCGGATGCGGCCAGGTAG
- a CDS encoding GNAT family N-acetyltransferase: protein MEHSGAADETITRAAASGDVEAMLACDAYAQAHAARGEAVRAAVGKGHCLLATRAGQVAGYVLLHDDFFGYGFISLVVVSPAHRRLGVGERLLAAAVAACPTEKMFTSTNRSNLAAQRLFASAGFVRSGRIEHLDEGDPELVYVKFLR, encoded by the coding sequence ATGGAGCACAGCGGCGCAGCAGACGAGACCATCACCCGCGCGGCGGCATCTGGCGATGTGGAAGCCATGCTGGCCTGCGACGCCTACGCGCAGGCGCACGCCGCCCGCGGCGAGGCCGTGCGCGCCGCCGTCGGCAAGGGACACTGCCTGCTCGCCACGCGGGCCGGCCAGGTCGCCGGCTATGTGCTTCTGCACGACGACTTCTTCGGCTACGGCTTCATATCCCTGGTGGTGGTGTCGCCCGCGCACCGGCGCCTGGGCGTGGGAGAGCGGCTGCTGGCAGCCGCCGTGGCAGCGTGCCCGACGGAGAAAATGTTCACTTCGACGAACCGGTCCAACCTGGCCGCGCAACGGCTGTTCGCCAGCGCCGGCTTTGTGCGCAGCGGCCGGATCGAGCATCTCGATGAGGGCGATCCGGAGCTCGTGTATGTCAAATTCCTGCGCTAG
- a CDS encoding ribonucleotide reductase subunit alpha: MPITDYASLLRSARTQEQPQRLLFTFTQAQAQPGGLGKSLTPVMCADKLPDELDSFEKLTEESKQMQTHWDVVFVAGLAGRDGQPPAPQECEAPLRAMVTAIEQGRIDSLLAFDRSGDLLRFS, from the coding sequence ATGCCCATTACCGATTACGCCAGCCTGCTGCGCAGTGCCCGCACCCAGGAACAGCCGCAACGGCTGCTGTTCACGTTTACCCAGGCGCAGGCCCAGCCTGGCGGCCTGGGCAAGTCACTCACGCCCGTGATGTGCGCCGACAAGCTGCCCGATGAACTGGACAGCTTTGAAAAACTCACGGAGGAATCGAAGCAGATGCAGACGCACTGGGACGTGGTCTTCGTGGCGGGACTGGCGGGCCGGGACGGCCAGCCGCCCGCGCCGCAGGAATGCGAGGCGCCGCTGCGCGCCATGGTGACGGCCATCGAGCAGGGCCGCATCGACAGCCTGCTGGCGTTCGACCGCAGCGGCGATTTGCTGCGTTTCAGCTGA
- a CDS encoding MFS transporter, producing MRRKQASVLVSSTFAFTICFAVWMMFAVLGIPIKTSLGLTETQFGLLAAMPVLTGSLVRVPLGIWTDKYGGRRVFFLLMLASVVPIYLIAYATAYWHFLLLGMFVGLAGGSFSVGTPYVARWYEKERRGLAMGIFGAGNSGSALTKFVAPGIVAAFGWQMLPKVYAVAMLATAVIFWLFSYTDKSHLAPSGESFSAQMKVLKDPRVWRYCQYYSVVFGGYVALALWMTKYYVAEYGFDLSHAALLAACFSLPGGVLRALGGWISDKYGAAKVTWAVMWVCWVCFFLLSYPQTQMVVETVTGPLAFHIGLSPLWFTVLLFIVGIAMAVGKASVFKFIGDDFSDNIGAVSGVVGLAGGLGGFILPVMFGALVDFTGVRSSAFMLLYGTVCVSLVWMHFSFKPLRAATTNQPAGVKT from the coding sequence ATGCGGCGCAAGCAGGCGTCCGTGCTGGTCAGCAGTACCTTTGCCTTCACGATCTGCTTCGCGGTATGGATGATGTTCGCCGTACTGGGCATCCCCATCAAGACCAGCCTGGGCTTGACTGAAACGCAATTCGGCCTGCTGGCCGCCATGCCCGTGCTGACGGGCTCACTCGTGCGCGTGCCGCTGGGCATCTGGACGGACAAATACGGCGGACGCCGCGTCTTCTTCCTGCTGATGCTGGCCAGCGTGGTGCCGATCTACCTGATCGCCTACGCCACCGCCTACTGGCATTTCCTCTTGCTGGGCATGTTCGTGGGCCTGGCGGGCGGTTCGTTTTCCGTCGGCACGCCCTACGTGGCGCGCTGGTACGAGAAGGAGCGCCGCGGCCTGGCCATGGGCATCTTCGGCGCCGGGAACTCCGGTTCCGCGCTGACCAAGTTCGTCGCGCCCGGCATCGTCGCCGCCTTCGGCTGGCAGATGCTGCCCAAGGTGTATGCGGTGGCCATGCTGGCCACGGCCGTCATCTTCTGGCTGTTCTCGTACACGGACAAATCGCACCTGGCGCCATCGGGCGAGAGCTTTTCGGCGCAGATGAAGGTGCTGAAGGACCCGCGCGTGTGGCGCTACTGCCAGTACTACTCGGTGGTGTTCGGCGGCTATGTGGCGCTGGCGCTGTGGATGACGAAGTACTACGTGGCCGAGTACGGCTTCGACCTGAGCCACGCGGCGCTGCTGGCCGCCTGCTTCTCGCTGCCGGGCGGCGTGCTGCGCGCGCTGGGCGGCTGGATTTCGGACAAATACGGCGCGGCGAAAGTCACCTGGGCCGTGATGTGGGTGTGCTGGGTGTGCTTCTTCCTGCTGTCGTACCCGCAGACGCAGATGGTGGTGGAAACCGTCACGGGGCCGCTGGCCTTCCATATCGGCCTGTCGCCGCTGTGGTTCACCGTGCTGCTGTTCATCGTCGGCATCGCCATGGCCGTGGGCAAGGCGTCCGTCTTCAAGTTCATCGGCGATGATTTTTCCGACAACATCGGCGCCGTTTCGGGCGTCGTGGGCCTGGCCGGCGGCCTCGGCGGCTTCATCCTGCCCGTGATGTTCGGCGCCCTGGTCGACTTCACCGGCGTGCGTTCGAGCGCCTTCATGCTGTTGTACGGCACCGTCTGCGTCTCGCTCGTCTGGATGCATTTCTCGTTCAAGCCGCTGCGCGCGGCCACTACCAATCAACCTGCAGGAGTAAAAACATGA